A section of the Halopiger aswanensis genome encodes:
- a CDS encoding PadR family transcriptional regulator: MYDLTGFQRDLLYVIAGEEEPHGLAIKEELEEYYEKEIHHGRLYPNLDTLVDKGLVEKGRRDRRTNFYTLTRRGRRELEARREWESQYVDL; the protein is encoded by the coding sequence ATGTACGACCTGACAGGATTTCAGCGCGACTTACTCTACGTGATCGCCGGCGAGGAAGAACCCCACGGGCTGGCCATCAAGGAGGAACTCGAGGAGTACTACGAGAAGGAGATCCATCACGGGCGTCTCTACCCGAACCTCGACACGCTCGTCGACAAGGGCCTCGTCGAGAAGGGACGGCGCGACCGCCGGACGAACTTCTATACGCTCACGCGCCGCGGCCGGCGCGAACTCGAGGCGCGTCGGGAGTGGGA